In Takifugu rubripes chromosome 22, fTakRub1.2, whole genome shotgun sequence, the genomic window TGCAATGGTTCACACAATTGCTGAGATGATATCATGACCAACTATCATGACAAACTTTACTCCATCTGAGCTTCCCCTCCAGACTAATGTCATCTTCATTGTTTGTAGTCCCTGTGGGGAGCATAGAACTAACATTGGCCTGAATCTGAAGTTCAACAAGAAGAATGAGGAGGTTCCTGGTTACACCAAGAGAACTGAGAAGGAGTGGCTctactctgctgctgtagaGGAATTGCTCGCTGAATACTTGGACAGGTAGAAATAATGTCTCACTATATTGGTTTACgttcatctgtttgttttttaatttctaTTTAAAGAGATTTACTGCTTTTATAGGTTCTCTGAAGTATTTCACTCTGTGTCCAAGAACACTCATGATGATATTTTTTATGAAGATGATATCTGGCCTGAACTCGACCAAAATGGgtaaaatatacacacacatagatgTCCATTTTACTGAACCCCATTTGAGTGTCGACTTATTTTCAATGCTAAACATATAGAGCAGAGAAGGTCGCTGAGATCACTTCATGGTTGAAGAGTCACCCAGTGAGCTCCGTTACCAGAACGTCCTGTGAACTGCAAGTGTTAGACGCTGCCATTGTGGAGAGGATCGGGGAGGCAGTGGAGAAGGCCAAGGTGACCGGCATACAAACATTACACTTCAGTGCCATATTTCATCGGGGATCGTCCCTCAATTCTCAAACCACTGTCTCATTTCATGTAGGTAAAGAAGAGCTCCAAGAAAGTGCGTGTGACGGTGAAGCCTCATCTCCTTTTCAGAGTGAGTACCTTTTGTCTTTAATGGTCCTTTTTGACCCACTAGGTCTATAGCCCATGCACATttataaatgtttgtttgtctgcagcCATTAGAGCAGCAGCAAGGTGTGGTTCCTGACCTGGATGCAGAGTATCGTCTGTTTGACAGAGTTGTCAATGTCAGAGAAAGTTTTACTGTCCCACTGGGCCTCAAGGGAACAATCATTGGCATTAAAGGAGGTGAGCCACAGTGTTTTCTGACCATTCAGTAACATACCAACAGCTTGTCTTCAGCCACATGTTATGTTTATATGATGGTTAAATAGTTGATGGTAACAGTAATTTTGCATCACTGAATTAAAAGTAATGGATTTTACAGTGAAGGCATCAGTGCACATGCAGTTATTGTGCAGCTAATTATGATGCAGTATTTGCACTGCTCTTCCCAGTATTTTCTAAAAATATTCCTGATGACCTAATGCAGTAATTCCTCAAATATCATCATGCTTTCATTAAAATTACTTTATCTGGTGTGAGACACATTTATAGGGATATGAAGCATATCACCAtcttaaaataaacattaagaTGCTTATTTCAGTTAAGTGGCTTGGTCATTTGACCGTGTTTATGTATTTCTTGTTCTCAGCGGAGCGTGAGGCAGAAGTTCTGTATGAAGTGCTTTTTGATGAAGAATTTGCTGGAGGTCTCAACatcaggtaaaaaaaatgaGCATGAGCAAAGGAAATTGTAGTAgtagatttggttttttttccctcactgcTCCTTTATTCTTCAGGAGTGCGTCCTGTCGTGGCTATCGCCTCCCTCCCTGTGCTCTTATTAATATCTCCCATGGATCCAGAGCAGATCACTCCTCACACAGGCTCACTGCCATTGTCAAACCTCAGTCCACCCCAGCCGGTAGTTTCCACTCACAACGGCAGCTGGGGGGCCTGAACCACTCCCCACGGTCACCTTTTATCCCCACACAGGTGAGGGACAAACAGTCAAAAATGGTCAAAAATTCTTAGATGAGTTGTAGAGTCACACCGCTGCTCTGTTCCTCAGCAGCATAACAAGCATGGTGCGTTGAAGGCCGGCTCCCAGGGCAGCAGGAACTCCCCCTCTAATGGTCTGATGCAGAAACAACAGGGCAAGGTAAGAATGTAGTTACAGTTGTTTAGAATTCTCTCATTTACACACTTCTAACATACAAAAATGTGACTCCTTCTACTGTTGATCtgtcttttcattttcagaataAGGAAATGTACAGTGATGTGTGGCAGACTCTGCAGAACTCGGGGCCtcctcacaccccccccactcatTGGCACAACAATGTGAGTTGCAAATGTATTTTGTCATGGCGCTGTTCATCTCTAAATCCTTATCGCGCAGCTATATCAATACTAGGAGACTGAGAACAAGTTcctgtgtaattttatttcttctccTAAATTCTTAATTATGCTTTGATCCTAAATCACAAAAAAGTCATTAAATCACTCTCTCtagaataaatatttaaataaaaaataagctACCGATCCTTGATTGTGAAgcattgtaattattattattattattattatattagttAGTCTTTAGCTTGCACTGTATAAGGTTTGTACTACAAGGTGCGAATTGATGAAGTCTTTAACAGCAGAAGAATGTACTGTACCTCCTCTAACACTTATACCTGCAGCACAAATGTGCTGTTCTAAATGTATGAAGGTCAAAAAGCATCCTATCCAGTAATACAATATTATCAACTCTGCAATGCAGCTAAAACATCTAACTaaactatgtgtgtgtgtctgtgtgtctgtgtgttgcaggACAAACATTTCCAATCATGTGGGAACCAGAACTCAAACAAAACTGTGAGTAAACACCTGCACAGATCAGCATAATGATTACACACATCTATTACATCTGCACATGTTGATGGACAGATTTCACTTGTGCGTTATTTTATAGATTAGGAAAaacaatcaaataaaaagtAGTATTATGGTTCTGTGCAGCAATGTTGTTAAATCCACACTTTTTaataaatagattaaaatatggTGGATTTACTAACAGGAAATTAGTACCGGTAGCTATGACAGATTCACATCACAcaatttattacatttttcagctaaaggtgtgtgtgcgctgtgAAAGGTCCTTTGGTGCACGTGTCTTTGAATTATTTATCTGTAAATGAAAGTGGACTTGAAACATTTTTCTGTGATATTTGCAGGCCTCCACTGGTGTCATCAGACTCTTGAAGAAGACTGATGATGCCAATTCCGTTCAGCCGTCAGAGAACACACCTAACaaggtgcacaaacacacatgacgTATCTCTTTGTTGCAACATTCAATCACATTAAAATGTATTGGACATTTGCTCTCTCAGATGGTCTTTTAATGGCGTGGGGACAAAATGGCCTCACTAACCCAAAATGTCCTTCCATTAGGTTTATTTTAAATCGTACTTTAAGACTAACATGTCCTACATTGGTCACATCCTTCctatctgtgtttttattttccttttagcTGCATTATTTGCACGTTCAAACTGCAATGGACActagaaaaacagaaaattcaagctttatgttttgtttttgttttttaaatatcgGTGTCAACATGTGCCGCTTTGCATATTCAGGCTAAGATTGAATTTGAAGAGCTGATTGCGAGTCTGAAGATCTCCAAAGATAATCAGCAGACCCcactccctcctgctcctccacccaccacccagTTAGATGGCCCGTTGTCTCCTCAATCTTTTGCCATGGTAAGTTTACGTCAACAGGAACTGGTGAGGAAGATAATGGACTGCATTCTGCTTGATATCGCTGTCCTGCTCCAGCATCcagcaaaaataaaatttgCATACTTGATATTTGTGTGGTAGAAGGGGACCCTGGTTCTGAAGGAGATGCTGAAGattgatggtgctggaaaagaaTGTTCCTCCTCCCAGGTGGCAGCTCACAGCAGCGAGAGGCAGCAGAACAAGAAGCAGTCGGCCAAGAAGCTGGGTATTAAACTGATTAATACTCCCCCGGTTTAGATTTACCCAACAAGAAAGGGATTTTAAGCATTGGCCGTATGGATttgttccttcctctttctcagCAGCAAATATGAACGCCCCCCAGAGTGACCCTCCGACATCGCTGCCTCATGCTGTGCTGACCAGTAAGGTTTCAGATCTGGTGCACATCTGTGTAGCGTTAGGAATGGCACCACCAGAGTTCAACTACATCAGCAACCAACAGGTAAGAAGATCTACTCTAACTGCACCATGTAGAAAGGAAATGGACTGTAGACTAcataaaatcagcatttttattgatattttctGGTAGTTGTCATCCAAACAAATATCCTGATGTTTTCACAGGGTCTCATCATCTGTCAGGTGAAGTTGTCCAACGGATTAATGGTTCACGGCCCACAGTGCCAGTCAGAAAATGACGCAAAGGAAAACGCTGCCTTCATTGCTCTTCAAAGACTGGTACACGCACATActaacacatacacacacactagagTGTGAAAAAGTGTTCGTGCATATCTCCCACAGAAATGCTTTTCACTGAAATCAGCCATTCagcatgtttttgtttaaaaaggctATTCTTCAAAACCACAAATCTGGTTCTGATGGACATGTACTAAAATATCTTGAATTAGTTTTCAGATGCGCCACCAAAGTCTGTCTGTTTCTTTCCCTTTGTTTAGAGCTCGGTAGGAACAGGCTTCCCCCTGCCCCCTCCAATGTATCCTGGAATGGGTCACATACCCCAGCCATCTATACGAGGCATGCTCCCCATCTTCAACCATCAAGGTCCGTGGGTCTACCACAGTTTGGTGTTTGTTGCTAAAGATTTGATTGTTAAGCCTGCAAGAAATACGACAAATTGAGAGAAATCTGTAAACCGTGGTTTTAATTATCACATTTCTTAAGTGCATCAGATGAGTTTGTTACAATTATCTGATAGTTCCCAGTTAATGGGTGTTGATGTAAATTCAATTCCATTCCATTGTCACATCTCCAATCAAGAGAAGCCGTCATGAATACAAACACAGAGTTGACAACATAATAACAAAGTCAGTTAATCCAACGATTATTCCAGATTTTACTTGCCATGCAAACATCAATTAAAAGCAGCAATTCCTGGCAAATCAAATTCTGAGGTCTTCAGCACTGTTGTGTAGAGCAAAGTAAGTTTAATAAGATCATTTGGGTGCATAATATAAGCAAAGCACTCATTTAAGAAGCCAGATTATGCAGATTATGTGTTGGTGATATCTCAGCAGGATGTTAAAATCTCACCCACTATGAGAGAGACCTCTGACCCCTAGGCCATATCCCCAACAGCTCGTCCAGCGAGCACACAATTAATCCAATTTTCATTTGAACGTATAACACATATTACTATATTATAGTAATTTCTCTCAAGGTCCAATCATTTTGTATTAAAATTCTGTACTTACTCTTGACGATAATGTATAAATGAATACAAAACAGTAATAATGAGAATCTGAGTGAATGAGACTCAGATTAGATCCATTTGAGTTCAGAAGTCATGTCTGATCACAACGCTGTCTTCCAGGTGGTCTGCTCCTGCCCCCTCAAGGATACCCCTCCTCAGCCTTGTGGGGTATGTTGCCTCCACCCAACCCCCATAATCCGCAGTTCTACAGTGCAGCAGGGGCCTTCCCAGGTAACCCCCGCCCCCAGGCTCCAGCAGGACCACCCATCGGCTCTCACAACCAGTTTACTCCTTTACAGGTGAATGACAGCCCTGTGGTGCAGCAGGTTTAGTTTCTGAAACCttttaaataagtaaataaactATTGTGTCTCAGGGTTGGAATCTTTTTAATGCCTTGCCTTTACTTTGATAGTGGTTTTATGGGTGTGTTTTTCTGGCTGACAGGTCACTAAGAAGCTAGTCTCCGCCAAGAAAAACCATGGGACTCAAGAGTTCTACAACGCTGCCCACACTGCAGCCAAGCGCCAGTCGGACAAAGAACAAAACCTTCAGTGTTCCCCTAAAGTCGAGCAGACACTCCAAAACGACTGCAACCCCAAAATCTCAAGTCCCGACCAGGTGACCGCCGCGCCAACCACCGCGGCAGCGATGACGTCCCAACACACACCTCCGAAACAAAACGTGCCATCAAGAGGAAGCACCCCTGGCTCCGCCTCCAAGAGAAGGCACAGGAAGCTGGCTGTCAACTTCGAAGCAGCTAAAGTGTCCGAGTGAGGAGGCTCTTTGAGTCGACTCCAAACCTCAATGTGAACGTTTCTTCATTCGGACTCGGTTTCTGGCTTCAGGTGGGACGGTTTTgacgcttttatttcaaaaattCTAACCATTTTTCTCCAAGGATCGACGGTGGAATTCCCGTCTATTCATATTTTAATTTAACCTCAGTGTTCAACATTTGTGCTGAAAGAGAAGTGCATTCTGGGATGCAGCGTCCTGGATGGGAAGCTAAATGTACAGTTTAGTCCATCTGTTAATTCATGAAGAACATCAGGTTAGCTGATCTCCTttgcagacacaggtgactaCGACCTGTTTAAAACTGCCCCGATTGTTTGCTCAGTTGAGACACTCGATCTTATCAGGAGATGTGATCTTCATTAGAACTTGATTTACACACTTTTTCTCTGCATGTCCAGTCATTCTGACCTGCTGAGATTGTTTTACTTCTTGGAATGAGTGAACCACTgccacagacaggcaggtggcTGTGAGGAGAGCAAACCCACCTGGTTAAAAGAACCGGCTCTGTATAGTTTCTTACCCGGTCCCAAGTTCCAGGTTGCCAGATTAGGGCTGGGCTTTAGCTAGCAGCTGTGGTGACTATTTTGGATTATTCTCCCTTTGACTTTATGAAATCAagatcacagaacacacacacggacacgctGTGGTGAGCAATGATTGGCTACACATCAGTTCAATCTGTTTGGAgcactgcagcagaaacaataTAACTGCCGGATGCTAAAGCATCTCTGGTTCTGTTTTTAACACTGAATATACCTGAGCTTCTGACAGCAGCATTTTTCCTATTCACTCATACATTTGGAACCTGCAGAACTGATTTTAAAGTGGCTGCATTTACACAGCTCACTTggagtccacttcctgtttgatggtGTTATAAAACATGAGTGGACACGCGTCTGAAAGCATTTACAGTACCCTATATGTATTTAAAGCCTTggcattttatttctttttcaagcTTTGTATTTTATGCATAACCTTTTTAATAGATAACTTTAGGGTGTTTTCAAAGCAATTAAAATAAGTCTTGTTTATAGTTGGCTTACTTGGATGTGATTTTTGTAATGAACCTAAAAACTGACTCCATGTTCAGATCTGGTGCAATAGGGGAAGTTTTTCAGAAGATCCAAGAGACCCAAGCACATCCGCTGtatcttttctttttgaggAAATGTAATAAAGTGAATCATCTCTAAATGAAGAGATAACTCACTGTTGTCAGGAATGTGCtgtaaatatcattttaattaaactgaGTCTTTTGTTAATGTGCTGCATTTTTGCCTGGAACTGTGGGAGAAACATGAAGACTGAATAAATGAGGTTTCAGATCACGCTGTGCTAATATTGCTACCCGATCCCAGACACCTGCACCTCTGCTTCCCCCAACACCCAGGTAGCATCCAGCTGGTCGACGGTTCAGGGACTCACTGTTGAACAATGATTTAGGAATTACACACTGGAATTTGGAATTtagttaaaacacacattttcaatCAGCCCTTTGTGTGAAGAAGACAAACACATGGATAAAGTCAATATTGtttagtaaaaataaaaaggaaaagaaaagtaaaatacAGTATTACAACTACTGTTGCAAACAATTGCGCTGAGTAAAAACAAGTCCATCATGAGGGTTGATCCTTGACTATCAGGCGACACATTCAGCAGTGGTCCTGacattttaatatatattttatatgcCCCCTCTAAACACACACTATACTCTCTGTCCCCACACCATCTCCATCTTCTGCACATGAGCCTTGGATGATCTGGCAAAGGTGCTCTTGACCACGTTGAGAGGGGCCGCTTTACCGCTGAGGTAAACCTTGTTGAGACAGGTGGGAAGCCACGACTCCTCCCCCTCGGGCTGCTCCTCGGCCTTCTTGTCAAGTGTACACGTGTAAGCGAATATGTATCCCGTCATGAAGGCATCGAACCCTGCCCGGTGGGTCCCCGTGTTGACCACCTTTGAGGCTCGTTCCGCTCGGCCATCATCACTTTTGCTTTCTGCAGGTGTAACTAAGCTGGTTTTATCTTCATCTCCATTGCTCTCTCCCACGTTCCGCCTGCTTTCTTCATCACTTCCACGGAGCGTCTCAGGCTTTTGCCGGTCATCTTCTGTCGTTTCATCCATCATATGGGCTACTTTGTTTCCGGGGGCGGCATCAAACATGGAGTCCTCTGCGGCTTTGTCTCCGTCTGCCTTTTTCTCTCGCTTTcgtttcctttttcttctcttgtccTTCAAACCTTTCTCGTCTTGCAGGATGATCAGGTCGGTGTCATGTGATAAAGGACACTGGCTGCCATTTGGACACCAGCCAAATGCCTGTGAGACACAGTAGTGTCAAAAGATAAGCGCAAAGActaaaaaaatatgtttttttttctcacatgtTTACTGAGTTCTGAAAAGTCCACATGTGACACATATCCAGCTCACCCCAGATCCAGGTTTTTGTCCCACTTTGTGTATGTATATGCATTAACCTGTCCAACAGTTTGACTAATGAGCTTTTACACACTCGCTTCATTGTAACATTAGCTGATAGTAATGtgcatcctcttcctgttcaaCAAAGATAACTGATTCATGTCTGGCCTCCTTCATAACAAGCATAATAATAGTGGTTATAAACTCACAGAGAATTGCTGGCAGAGGTCTGTCTCTCCAGCAGTGGAGGACACCTCAGGACAGACCCTGTAATCCACGTAGTCGGACATGTGAGCGGCGTACTGACAGAACTCGACGTGCACGCGTGTCACCTTCTGGTCCAACGCCACACTCCGGCTGGTTTCCAGC contains:
- the toe1 gene encoding target of EGR1 protein 1; the encoded protein is MTSSLVVPVIDVQSDNFKELWPALLLGIKSSSFIALDTELSGLGNRKSLLAESIEDRYKAICHAARSRSILSLGIACYKKLEQKASDTYLVQVYNLTLLCSEEYIIEPQSVQFLVQHGFDFNKQYSIGIPYFKGNNKGGSDDRGVHIRALFTELLRAKKPLVLHNGLIDMAFLYQSFYAHLPERLATFTADLSEMFPAGIYDTKYVCEFELRLTASYLEYAYKKCKLETSRSVALDQKVTRVHVEFCQYAAHMSDYVDYRVCPEVSSTAGETDLCQQFSAFGWCPNGSQCPLSHDTDLIILQDEKGLKDKRRKRKRKREKKADGDKAAEDSMFDAAPGNKVAHMMDETTEDDRQKPETLRGSDEESRRNVGESNGDEDKTSLVTPAESKSDDGRAERASKVVNTGTHRAGFDAFMTGYIFAYTCTLDKKAEEQPEGEESWLPTCLNKVYLSGKAAPLNVVKSTFARSSKAHVQKMEMVWGQRV